The following proteins are encoded in a genomic region of Labeo rohita strain BAU-BD-2019 chromosome 5, IGBB_LRoh.1.0, whole genome shotgun sequence:
- the tagln3a gene encoding transgelin-3a encodes MANRGPSYGLSREVQEKIEQKYDVDLESRLVEWILVQCGDDLERPEPGKQNFQKWLMSGTILCRLINSLYPSGEEPIKKITESNMVFKQMEKISQFLQAAEEYGVNRGDIFQTVDLWEGKDMAAVQRTLMALGSEALTKDDGHYRGDKDWFHRKAKGHKREFSEEQLRQGRSLIGLQMGSNRGASQSGMVGYGTPRQIMRYDSPRHNGHQTNP; translated from the exons ATGGCGAACAGGGGACCAAGCTATGGGCTCAGCCGTGAGGTCCAAGAGAAGATTGAACAGAAGTACGACGTGGATTTGGAGTCTCGGCTTGTGGAATGGATCCTGGTCCAGTGTGGTGACGACTTGGAGCGACCTGAACCCGGCAAACAGAACTTCCAGAAATGGCTCATGAGCGGAACA ATTCTCTGCCGGCTCATCAACAGTCTGTACCCCAGTGGTGAGGAACCAATTAAGAAAATTACAGAAAGCAATATGGTGTTCAAGCAAATGGAAAAGATTTCTCAGTTCCTGCAGGCTGCTGAAGAATATGGAGTCAACAGAGGAGACATATTCCAGACTGTTGATCTTTGGGaag GAAAGGACATGGCTGCAGTCCAGAGGACACTGATGGCTCTAGGAAGTGAAGCTCTCACAAAGGATGATGGACATTACCGTGGAGACAAAGACTGGTTTCACAG gAAAGCCAAGGGCCACAAGAGGGAGTTTTCAGAGGAGCAGCTGCGTCAAGGTCGCAGTCTTATCGGCTTGCAGATGGGAAGCAATCGTGGAGCATCTCAATCTGGGATGGTAGGGTACGGCACCCCACGACAAATCATGCGGTATGACTCTCCTCGACACAACGGACATCAGACCAAtccctaa
- the LOC127165956 gene encoding uncharacterized protein C3orf85-like — MRHIVILMTLISGAFAAPFVKGEQARKFLRLKRQSDYWDPNYAQNQWGYTLQEQANEYYTDLRTNAQYYMDMGSLVFDRSLADETNRLYMEMLRDVRAQLDAHTGQQ; from the exons ATGAGGCATATAGTGATTCTGATGACTCTCATAAGTG GTGCGTTTGCCGCTCCATTTGTGAAGGGTGAGCAGGCCAGGAAATTTTTACGTCTAAAGAGACAGTCTGACTACTGGGACCCCAATTACGCTCAGAACCAGTGGGGTTACACCTTACAGGAGCAG GCAAATGAATACTATACTGATCTGAGAACAAATGCTCAGTATTACATGGACATGGGAAGCCTGGTGTTTGACCGCTCTCTGGCTGA TGAGACCAATAGGCTCTACATGGAGATGCTGAGGGATGTAAGAGCACAGCTGGATGCACACACAGGCCAACAGTGA